The following proteins come from a genomic window of Paenibacillus swuensis:
- a CDS encoding NAD(P)/FAD-dependent oxidoreductase produces MSRIPRIVILGAGYGGIITALRLQKELNYNEADVTLVNKHDYHYITTHLHMPAAGTDHFENARVNILKLIDEFKIDFVKSTVVQIRTQDKKVILEDGTLSYDYLVIGLGGEPETFGIPGLGEFAMNIRSINSVRHIKEHIEYQFAKYKKEPRRTDYLTFVVGGAGFTGIEFIGELADRIPQLCKDFDVDPSLVKIYNVEAAPTALPGFDPELVEYGMNVLTKKGVTFKIATAIKECTPEGVQLADGEFIKSQTVIWTGGIRGNRLIEEAGFEAMRGRVKVDEFLRAPGHDNVFIVGDGSLVISPENRPYPPTAQIAMQQGVVCAQNLVASIRNSSLKGFEYKSKGTVASLGKGEAIGLVGDKKVKGFWAAQVKKLIDIRYLFIIGGIPLVLKKGKFF; encoded by the coding sequence ATGAGCCGTATACCAAGAATCGTCATCCTCGGAGCGGGGTATGGCGGAATTATTACAGCACTTCGCCTGCAGAAGGAACTGAACTACAATGAAGCCGATGTAACATTGGTGAATAAGCATGATTATCATTATATTACAACACATCTTCATATGCCTGCGGCAGGAACGGATCACTTCGAGAACGCTCGCGTGAACATCCTGAAGCTGATTGATGAATTCAAAATTGATTTTGTCAAATCGACCGTTGTTCAAATTCGTACGCAGGACAAAAAGGTGATCTTGGAAGACGGTACGCTGTCTTACGATTATCTCGTTATCGGTTTGGGCGGAGAGCCTGAAACTTTCGGCATTCCGGGTCTGGGCGAGTTCGCGATGAACATCCGCAGCATCAACTCGGTTCGTCACATTAAAGAACATATTGAGTATCAATTTGCTAAATATAAGAAAGAACCTCGCCGTACGGATTACCTTACTTTCGTCGTAGGCGGCGCAGGCTTTACAGGAATCGAGTTTATCGGAGAACTGGCGGACCGCATTCCGCAGCTATGCAAAGATTTCGATGTGGATCCTTCCCTCGTGAAGATTTACAACGTAGAAGCGGCTCCGACAGCATTACCAGGCTTTGATCCTGAACTGGTCGAGTACGGGATGAATGTTCTTACGAAGAAGGGCGTTACGTTCAAGATCGCTACCGCGATTAAAGAATGCACACCGGAAGGCGTTCAGTTGGCTGACGGCGAATTCATTAAATCCCAAACCGTCATCTGGACCGGCGGTATCCGCGGTAATCGTCTTATTGAAGAAGCAGGCTTTGAAGCCATGCGCGGACGTGTGAAAGTGGATGAGTTCCTTCGCGCTCCGGGACATGATAACGTGTTTATCGTAGGCGACGGCTCCCTTGTGATTTCACCTGAGAACCGTCCTTATCCTCCAACAGCTCAAATTGCCATGCAACAAGGGGTTGTATGCGCGCAGAACCTGGTGGCTTCGATTCGTAACTCCAGCCTGAAAGGCTTCGAGTACAAGAGCAAGGGTACCGTTGCTTCCTTAGGTAAAGGCGAAGCAATCGGACTTGTCGGGGACAAGAAGGTTAAAGGCTTCTGGGCAGCGCAAGTGAAGAAGCTGATTGATATCCGCTACTTGTTTATCATTGGCGGTATTCCGTTAGTTCTGAAGAAAGGCAAGTTCTTCTAA
- the hemQ gene encoding hydrogen peroxide-dependent heme synthase, with product MSEAAQTLEGWYALHDFRMVDWSAWKRASEDDRQGALDELHNLLEDWTGIENRQEGSTAFYSVVGQKADFMFMHLRETLEELNTLETTFNKTRLAEFTIPVYSYVSIVELSNYMGQPGTDPLENPEVVARLKPALPKAKHICFYPMNKRREGNDNWYMLSMDERKTMMRSHGMIGRSYAGRVKQIITGSVGFDDWEWGVTLFAEDALTFKKLVYEMRFDEVSARYGDFGSFYVGNLLDGEKFAQQMKV from the coding sequence ATGAGTGAAGCAGCACAAACACTGGAAGGCTGGTACGCCTTGCACGATTTTCGGATGGTGGATTGGAGCGCGTGGAAACGGGCGTCGGAGGATGATCGTCAGGGGGCGCTGGATGAGCTTCATAACCTGCTGGAAGACTGGACGGGGATTGAGAATCGTCAAGAAGGCAGTACCGCGTTCTACAGCGTAGTCGGTCAAAAAGCGGATTTCATGTTCATGCATTTACGTGAAACGCTGGAAGAACTAAACACGTTGGAAACAACTTTCAACAAGACACGTTTAGCCGAATTTACCATTCCTGTATACTCATACGTTTCCATCGTGGAACTAAGTAACTATATGGGCCAACCCGGTACGGACCCTTTGGAGAACCCCGAAGTTGTAGCCCGACTCAAGCCGGCATTGCCTAAGGCGAAGCATATTTGTTTCTATCCTATGAACAAACGTCGTGAAGGTAATGATAACTGGTATATGCTAAGCATGGATGAACGCAAGACGATGATGCGGAGTCACGGCATGATCGGACGCAGCTATGCGGGCCGTGTGAAACAAATCATTACAGGCTCCGTCGGTTTCGATGATTGGGAATGGGGCGTGACCTTGTTCGCCGAGGATGCGTTGACCTTCAAGAAGCTCGTTTATGAAATGCGTTTTGACGAAGTTAGCGCAAGATACGGCGATTTCGGTTCCTTCTATGTAGGCAACTTATTGGACGGGGAGAAATTCGCGCAACAAATGAAAGTATAA
- a CDS encoding glycerol-3-phosphate responsive antiterminator → MTEWNQSIIPAIRNLKDFDAALRTDYTHLVLLNVHVAQVKAIVTRAGQSGKKLFLHADLIDGLKSDEYAAEFLAQEVRPAGIISTRNNVLLTAKKKGLIAIQRIFLLDTLALENSYVQIAKTKPDFVEVLPGIMPHIIQEIRETTGVPVIAGGLIRTREDVELALTGGAVAVTTSKKILW, encoded by the coding sequence ATGACCGAATGGAATCAATCTATTATCCCGGCGATACGAAATTTGAAGGATTTCGATGCCGCATTGCGCACAGATTACACACATCTGGTTTTGTTGAACGTGCATGTGGCTCAAGTGAAAGCCATTGTAACCAGGGCGGGACAAAGCGGCAAGAAGCTGTTCCTTCATGCGGATTTAATCGACGGGCTCAAATCGGATGAATACGCCGCTGAATTTCTGGCTCAGGAAGTGCGGCCTGCCGGCATTATTTCAACAAGAAACAATGTATTACTGACGGCCAAGAAAAAGGGCCTTATTGCGATACAGCGTATATTTCTGCTGGACACGCTGGCTTTAGAAAACAGTTATGTGCAGATTGCGAAGACGAAGCCTGATTTTGTAGAGGTCTTACCGGGCATTATGCCGCATATCATTCAGGAAATCAGGGAAACAACCGGGGTACCTGTCATCGCGGGCGGCCTGATCCGTACTCGGGAAGATGTTGAACTTGCGCTGACCGGAGGAGCCGTAGCTGTAACGACATCCAAAAAAATATTGTGGTAG
- a CDS encoding glycerol-3-phosphate dehydrogenase/oxidase — protein sequence MTQHHFSSKNRTERIKQLKQTHFDVLVIGGGITGAGIALDAQTRGMSTALIEMQDYASGTSSRSTKLVHGGLRYLKQFEVKMVAEVGKERAVVYENAPHVTTPEWMLLPFYHGGTFGAFSTSIGLRVYDYLAGVKRKERRVMFSPEETLRREPLLKKEGLKGGGYYVEYRTDDARLTMEVMKKGAETGVTALNYVRADKLLYEQGKLCGVEARDEVTGETFTIRAHRVVNATGPWVDEIREMDRSKRGKTLRLTKGVHLVFDASRFPLKQAVYFDTPDGRMVFAIPRDGKTYIGTTDTDYKADPKHPTMSEEDRAYILRAANDMFPSIRLTEADVESSWAGVRPLIYQEGKSPSEISRRDEIFRSDSGLITIAGGKLTGYRKMAETVTDLLAKELKEEGRGVYPASSTKHLPLSGGDFGGSVRYPDFLKTKTAELRRQGLNGTEAESLVRRYGTNVDSVWGMLSMKDEEYGGMPKELYAALMYSMEYEQTLTPADFFIRRTGALFFDITWVRRWQEGVISLMSRHLGWSADQETKYRAELAKEIQAAVVPSSS from the coding sequence ATGACACAACATCATTTCTCAAGCAAAAACAGGACGGAACGGATCAAGCAGTTAAAACAAACACACTTTGATGTATTGGTTATAGGGGGCGGGATCACCGGTGCGGGAATCGCTTTAGACGCTCAGACCCGAGGCATGAGCACGGCATTAATCGAAATGCAAGACTATGCTTCAGGCACGTCCAGCAGGTCCACAAAGCTTGTCCACGGCGGTTTACGGTATTTAAAGCAATTCGAAGTGAAGATGGTGGCTGAGGTCGGTAAAGAGCGTGCTGTCGTGTACGAGAACGCGCCCCATGTCACAACGCCGGAATGGATGCTGTTGCCGTTCTATCACGGAGGTACTTTCGGAGCTTTCAGCACATCCATCGGTCTGCGAGTGTACGATTATCTGGCTGGCGTAAAGCGTAAAGAACGCAGAGTTATGTTCTCTCCCGAAGAGACATTGCGCAGGGAGCCGCTTTTGAAGAAAGAGGGTCTAAAGGGAGGAGGGTATTATGTTGAGTATCGAACGGATGATGCGCGTCTGACCATGGAAGTAATGAAGAAGGGGGCCGAAACGGGCGTTACCGCATTGAATTACGTACGCGCGGATAAGCTGCTTTACGAACAAGGGAAGTTATGCGGAGTTGAAGCCCGGGACGAGGTTACCGGCGAGACGTTTACGATAAGAGCACACCGAGTTGTTAACGCGACGGGCCCATGGGTAGATGAAATCCGCGAGATGGACCGTTCCAAGCGCGGCAAAACGTTGCGCCTGACCAAAGGCGTCCATCTTGTGTTCGACGCGTCTCGTTTCCCGCTGAAGCAGGCTGTCTATTTCGATACCCCTGACGGCCGCATGGTGTTCGCTATTCCGAGAGACGGTAAAACTTATATCGGGACAACCGATACCGATTATAAAGCCGATCCCAAGCATCCAACGATGTCTGAGGAAGACCGCGCCTACATACTGCGCGCAGCTAATGACATGTTCCCAAGCATTCGACTGACCGAAGCGGATGTGGAATCCAGTTGGGCGGGTGTACGCCCTCTTATTTATCAGGAAGGGAAATCGCCCTCGGAAATTTCGCGCAGAGACGAAATTTTCCGCTCGGACTCAGGGCTGATTACCATTGCCGGCGGCAAATTAACGGGCTATCGCAAAATGGCGGAAACCGTCACGGATTTGTTGGCAAAAGAGTTAAAGGAGGAGGGGCGCGGTGTGTATCCCGCTTCTTCCACGAAACATCTACCCCTTTCAGGAGGAGATTTCGGAGGCTCGGTGAGGTACCCGGACTTCTTGAAAACAAAGACAGCCGAGCTTAGGCGACAAGGCTTGAATGGAACCGAGGCTGAAAGTTTGGTGCGCCGCTACGGAACCAATGTGGACAGCGTATGGGGAATGCTTTCTATGAAGGACGAAGAGTACGGCGGGATGCCGAAGGAACTTTATGCAGCGTTGATGTACAGTATGGAGTACGAACAAACCCTGACTCCCGCGGACTTCTTTATTCGCAGAACCGGCGCCCTGTTCTTTGATATCACTTGGGTCAGACGCTGGCAAGAAGGAGTCATTTCATTAATGTCCCGTCATCTGGGCTGGTCAGCCGATCAAGAGACGAAATACCGCGCGGAGCTTGCGAAAGAAATACAGGCTGCCGTAGTTCCATCATCCTCTTGA
- a CDS encoding cupredoxin domain-containing protein: MKKLLLTLILTIMFSVVVSACGTAKEAEPVPDNAKEIKIVATNFEFDQQEYRAKKGETVNFVLDSAAGSHGVKINGLDVNLMMNRNKVVTLTEAGTYEIECSIMCGTGHSQMKSKLIVE, from the coding sequence ATGAAAAAGCTCTTATTAACACTGATCTTAACCATTATGTTTTCCGTAGTGGTCTCCGCTTGCGGTACTGCGAAAGAGGCTGAACCCGTACCGGATAACGCTAAGGAAATCAAGATTGTAGCTACCAACTTTGAATTTGATCAACAGGAATATCGCGCCAAAAAAGGGGAAACGGTCAATTTCGTCCTGGACAGCGCTGCCGGCAGCCACGGTGTTAAAATTAACGGGCTGGATGTTAACCTGATGATGAACCGGAATAAAGTCGTCACACTTACGGAAGCCGGAACTTATGAAATTGAGTGTTCAATCATGTGCGGAACGGGTCACAGTCAGATGAAATCCAAATTGATTGTCGAATAA
- a CDS encoding YuiB family protein, which translates to MIQLVVATVLFFVMMFGIGFILNMLMKTTWFPLYLLIIIVVAWMVYEGWTKGAMLNNLAEYTIVDWIPAVGGLVGAVLSGNAIQALRKGGYKMF; encoded by the coding sequence ATGATACAATTGGTAGTTGCAACGGTGCTGTTTTTTGTCATGATGTTCGGCATCGGGTTCATACTTAATATGCTAATGAAGACGACGTGGTTTCCTTTATATTTATTAATTATCATCGTAGTTGCTTGGATGGTATATGAAGGTTGGACCAAGGGAGCTATGTTGAATAACTTGGCAGAGTACACGATCGTGGATTGGATTCCGGCAGTTGGCGGTTTAGTAGGTGCGGTACTCAGCGGAAATGCCATACAGGCGCTGCGCAAAGGCGGCTATAAGATGTTTTAA
- the glpK gene encoding glycerol kinase GlpK, translating to MEPSYILSLDQGTTSTRAIIFNQNGEIEDTAQQEIAQHFPKPGWVEHNANDIWVSVLGVMASVLSKGHINPSQIKAIGITNQRETTVVWDRETGIPVYNAIVWQSRQTAQICDDLKAQGHEELFRMKTGLLLDPYFSGTKVKWILDHVEGARERAERGELLFGTIDTWLLWKLSGGRVHMTDYSNASRTLMYNIYELSWDEELLKLLDVPVSMLPEVRSSSEVYAHTIEHHFFGQKVPIAGMAGDQQAALFGQACYEKGSVKNTYGTGCFMLMNTGESPIRSEQKLLTTLAWGYGGKVEYALEGSVFVAGSALQWLRDGLRMIKSASDSESYAKRVQSTEGVYVVPAFVGLGTPYWDSEARGAVFGLTRGTTKEHFIRATLEALAYQSKDVLDVMEEESGIQLKMLRVDGGAVRNDLLMQFQSDLLGVPVERPVVNETTALGAAYLAGLAIGYWSSREQIANQWTVGATYKPSMPEEQRHKLYKGWKRAVHAAQAFRQED from the coding sequence ATGGAACCTTCTTATATTCTGTCTCTCGATCAAGGGACAACGAGCACACGCGCGATTATCTTTAATCAAAATGGTGAGATAGAGGATACAGCGCAGCAGGAAATCGCGCAACATTTCCCAAAGCCCGGCTGGGTCGAACATAACGCAAATGATATATGGGTTTCCGTCCTGGGCGTCATGGCAAGTGTTCTCTCCAAGGGGCACATCAATCCGTCGCAAATTAAAGCGATAGGGATAACCAATCAGCGAGAAACGACCGTTGTATGGGATCGTGAAACCGGTATACCCGTGTATAACGCCATCGTGTGGCAATCTCGGCAAACGGCCCAAATTTGCGATGATCTGAAGGCGCAAGGGCACGAAGAACTGTTTCGCATGAAGACGGGATTGCTGCTGGACCCTTACTTCTCAGGCACGAAGGTGAAGTGGATACTGGATCACGTGGAAGGCGCGCGTGAGCGGGCGGAACGCGGTGAATTGCTGTTTGGAACCATTGACACCTGGCTTCTGTGGAAGTTAAGCGGCGGCCGTGTTCATATGACGGATTACAGCAATGCTTCCAGAACGTTAATGTATAATATCTATGAGTTGTCATGGGATGAAGAGCTGTTAAAGCTTCTTGATGTTCCTGTTTCAATGCTGCCGGAAGTGCGTTCATCTTCCGAGGTGTACGCTCATACGATTGAGCATCATTTCTTCGGTCAGAAAGTGCCTATTGCCGGGATGGCGGGAGATCAGCAAGCGGCGTTGTTTGGTCAAGCCTGTTATGAGAAAGGCTCGGTTAAGAATACTTACGGTACAGGATGTTTCATGCTAATGAACACAGGGGAGTCGCCGATCCGGTCCGAGCAGAAGCTGTTAACGACGCTGGCTTGGGGTTACGGAGGCAAAGTGGAGTATGCGCTTGAGGGAAGTGTGTTCGTAGCCGGTTCAGCCTTGCAATGGTTGCGGGACGGTTTGCGGATGATTAAATCCGCTTCTGACAGTGAATCCTATGCTAAACGGGTACAGTCCACGGAAGGGGTGTACGTTGTGCCCGCCTTTGTCGGGCTCGGCACTCCTTATTGGGACAGCGAAGCCCGAGGAGCCGTCTTTGGGCTGACACGCGGCACAACAAAAGAACATTTCATCCGGGCCACTTTAGAGGCTTTAGCATATCAGAGCAAAGACGTGCTGGATGTCATGGAAGAGGAATCCGGCATTCAGCTGAAGATGCTCCGGGTGGATGGCGGGGCCGTGCGGAACGATCTGCTCATGCAGTTTCAAAGCGACCTTCTCGGCGTCCCTGTAGAACGGCCGGTAGTCAATGAAACGACAGCGCTTGGCGCGGCCTATCTCGCCGGACTCGCGATAGGCTATTGGAGCAGCCGCGAACAGATTGCGAATCAATGGACTGTTGGGGCTACCTATAAACCATCGATGCCTGAGGAACAGAGACATAAGCTGTATAAGGGTTGGAAGCGGGCAGTACATGCGGCCCAAGCGTTCCGGCAGGAAGACTAA
- a CDS encoding alpha/beta hydrolase, with protein MNIWDVAYSKGTVVMVHGVGEHHGRYHWLKDQWNREGYRVVNGDLPGHGTSPGIRGHVQRFSDYTDAVKGWIIDSRKDEKPVILLGHSMGGLIAIQTMSEHADLPVQALILSSPGLGTVQPPPKFVETAVKWLHPVFPSFSASTGIREEQLTRDASIASQFKKDPLKVGKVSLRWYWEFTQAIAAAHRHSASFPEIPLLVMQGGSDLVVDKHAVKRWYDMVATKDKEYKEWDGLYHEIFNEPERDEVFNYAAAFIQRAAPVQ; from the coding sequence ATGAACATATGGGACGTTGCGTATTCAAAAGGTACAGTTGTTATGGTGCACGGTGTAGGTGAACATCACGGCAGATACCATTGGCTTAAAGACCAATGGAATCGTGAAGGATATCGGGTTGTAAACGGCGATCTGCCCGGTCATGGCACTTCGCCCGGAATTAGAGGGCATGTGCAACGCTTCAGTGACTATACCGATGCTGTCAAAGGGTGGATTATCGATTCGCGTAAAGATGAGAAGCCTGTCATTCTGCTGGGTCACAGCATGGGCGGACTTATTGCCATTCAAACGATGTCGGAACATGCGGATTTACCCGTTCAAGCGCTCATTCTGTCTTCTCCGGGGTTGGGTACAGTGCAGCCTCCTCCCAAATTTGTCGAAACGGCTGTTAAATGGCTGCATCCTGTATTCCCTTCTTTCAGCGCTTCCACAGGAATTCGCGAGGAGCAACTGACCAGAGATGCTTCCATTGCTTCGCAATTCAAGAAGGATCCGTTAAAGGTAGGGAAGGTCAGCCTTAGGTGGTACTGGGAGTTTACACAAGCGATAGCGGCAGCGCATAGGCATTCAGCGTCATTTCCTGAAATTCCGTTACTGGTCATGCAAGGAGGGTCAGACCTGGTTGTGGATAAACATGCCGTAAAACGATGGTATGACATGGTAGCTACAAAGGATAAAGAATATAAAGAGTGGGACGGGTTATATCACGAAATTTTTAACGAGCCGGAGCGGGATGAAGTGTTTAATTATGCCGCCGCATTCATACAAAGAGCTGCACCCGTTCAATGA
- a CDS encoding phage holin family protein translates to MHFLGHVVRFIVSALVLMFVGFLVPGFSVGGFWSALFLALVIALLGWIIEGVFGRRVTPFGRGIVGFLVSALVIWLAQFIVGDVEVSIIGAILAALVIGIIDLFIPVGSMSRQRSR, encoded by the coding sequence ATGCATTTTCTAGGACATGTTGTGCGATTTATAGTATCTGCACTTGTATTAATGTTCGTTGGTTTTCTCGTGCCAGGATTCAGCGTCGGCGGCTTTTGGAGCGCGTTGTTTCTAGCCCTTGTCATTGCTTTGTTAGGTTGGATTATTGAAGGTGTATTCGGTCGCAGAGTAACTCCGTTCGGCAGAGGGATTGTCGGGTTTTTGGTAAGCGCGTTGGTGATCTGGCTTGCACAATTCATCGTTGGCGATGTCGAGGTTTCCATTATTGGCGCTATATTGGCTGCATTGGTTATAGGGATCATCGATTTGTTCATCCCGGTCGGTTCCATGTCCAGACAACGTTCCAGGTAA
- a CDS encoding endonuclease MutS2 has product MNAKVLNTMEFPKIIDKLTGRAQTSMGKERAMTLIPSSSFEEVKVRLQATDEAYHTDRLKGSAPFGGVHNIKASLHRAHIGGMLNSSELLEIGDTLYGGRKMKRYLQSAAEEHPIPSLEALFELLEEGRELEQAIRACIDDQGDVLDSASSELAAIRKELRNGESRVRDRLEQLIRTSSIQKMLQDPIITIRNDRFVVPVKQEYRSSFGGLVHDQSGSGATLFIEPEVIVTMNNRLRELKLNEEREIEKILRMLTARVAELTEELTINVDILGELDFIFAKARLAHEQKASRPMMNDRGYLKLKKGRHPLIAAEKVVPLDLEIGNQFTSIIVTGPNTGGKTVSIKTVGLLNLMAMSGLFIPAEEGSQMCVFDAIYADIGDEQSIEQNLSTFSSHMTNIIGILKHMTPKSLIMLDELGAGTDPAEGSALAIAILEHMHSLGCRIIASTHYSELKAYAYERKGVINASMEFDVNTLSPTYRLLVGVPGRSNAFAIAERLGLSTDIINDARGQVKEEDQRVESMIASLAEDRLTAEQERITAEGLREELERQSRQIEEQRLRFEQQKDKLLEKAEDQARETLAKARAEAESIIADLRKMAAEEGAAIKDHKLVDVRRKLDQATPEKRQKSHARQSGAKPQVIGPGDEVMVYSLNQKGLVVEDVNTKEVMVQLGIMKIKVKKSDLELLSPTPAVKSPKQSAGASVKRSRDEQVRTELDLRGANLEEAIMETDQFLDEAIMSNLGQVYIIHGKGTGILRTGIQEFLRRHKHVKSYRLGEYGEGGAGITVAELK; this is encoded by the coding sequence TTGAACGCTAAAGTATTGAATACGATGGAATTTCCCAAAATTATAGATAAATTAACCGGACGCGCGCAGACGTCGATGGGCAAAGAACGGGCGATGACGTTAATTCCGTCGTCCAGCTTCGAAGAAGTGAAGGTTCGGTTACAAGCTACAGACGAAGCTTATCATACCGACCGCCTAAAGGGGTCCGCCCCGTTCGGGGGAGTACATAACATTAAGGCTTCCTTGCATCGGGCCCATATTGGAGGTATGCTGAACAGCTCCGAACTTCTTGAAATCGGCGATACTCTGTATGGGGGGCGCAAGATGAAGCGTTACTTGCAAAGCGCCGCCGAAGAGCATCCGATTCCGAGCCTTGAAGCTTTATTCGAGCTCCTTGAAGAAGGACGTGAGCTGGAACAAGCAATCCGAGCGTGTATAGATGATCAGGGTGACGTGTTGGACAGCGCCAGTTCCGAGCTTGCCGCCATCCGCAAGGAACTGAGAAACGGCGAATCCAGGGTGCGGGACCGCCTCGAACAACTAATTCGTACATCTTCGATTCAGAAGATGCTTCAGGATCCGATTATTACGATTCGGAACGATCGATTTGTAGTGCCCGTAAAACAGGAGTATCGATCCAGCTTCGGCGGTCTTGTGCATGATCAGTCAGGCTCCGGAGCCACGCTGTTTATCGAACCTGAGGTTATTGTCACTATGAATAACAGACTCCGCGAATTGAAGCTCAATGAAGAGCGTGAAATCGAAAAGATTTTGCGCATGTTGACGGCGCGTGTGGCTGAGCTGACAGAAGAATTAACAATAAATGTGGATATTCTGGGGGAGCTGGATTTCATCTTCGCCAAAGCCCGCCTTGCGCACGAACAGAAGGCGAGCCGGCCGATGATGAATGACCGAGGCTACCTGAAGCTGAAGAAAGGGAGACATCCCTTGATTGCAGCGGAGAAAGTGGTCCCGCTGGATTTGGAAATCGGTAATCAGTTTACATCCATTATTGTCACAGGTCCGAATACAGGCGGAAAGACGGTTTCCATCAAGACGGTGGGATTGCTAAATCTGATGGCCATGTCCGGCTTATTCATTCCCGCTGAAGAAGGCAGCCAGATGTGTGTATTTGACGCCATCTACGCGGATATCGGCGACGAGCAGAGTATTGAACAGAATTTGAGTACGTTCTCCAGCCACATGACGAACATCATTGGAATTCTGAAGCATATGACGCCTAAGAGCCTGATCATGCTGGACGAGCTTGGCGCGGGAACGGATCCGGCGGAAGGCTCCGCCTTGGCGATCGCGATTCTGGAGCATATGCACAGCCTTGGATGCCGCATTATCGCTTCTACCCATTACAGTGAGTTAAAGGCTTACGCCTATGAGCGTAAAGGGGTTATTAACGCCAGTATGGAATTTGACGTGAACACGCTGAGCCCGACTTATCGCTTGCTGGTCGGCGTGCCGGGGCGCAGTAACGCTTTTGCCATTGCCGAACGGTTAGGTTTGTCTACGGACATTATTAATGATGCGCGGGGCCAAGTGAAAGAAGAAGATCAACGTGTCGAATCCATGATTGCTTCCTTGGCGGAGGATCGTCTGACCGCGGAGCAAGAACGCATTACCGCCGAAGGGTTGCGTGAAGAACTCGAGCGTCAGAGCCGGCAAATCGAGGAGCAGCGGCTTCGTTTCGAACAGCAGAAGGATAAGTTACTGGAGAAAGCGGAAGATCAGGCGCGTGAAACGTTGGCGAAGGCGAGAGCGGAAGCCGAGTCGATTATCGCGGATTTACGCAAGATGGCGGCAGAAGAAGGCGCGGCGATTAAAGATCATAAACTGGTGGATGTGCGCCGTAAACTGGATCAGGCCACGCCGGAGAAACGCCAGAAGTCACACGCTAGGCAATCGGGAGCCAAACCCCAGGTTATCGGACCCGGCGATGAAGTCATGGTGTACAGCCTGAACCAGAAAGGCCTTGTCGTCGAAGATGTGAATACCAAAGAAGTGATGGTTCAATTGGGCATCATGAAAATCAAAGTAAAGAAATCCGATCTGGAACTTCTTTCTCCGACCCCAGCGGTCAAATCGCCGAAGCAATCCGCCGGGGCGAGCGTAAAGCGTTCGAGAGACGAGCAAGTACGGACCGAGCTTGACCTCAGGGGAGCCAACCTGGAAGAGGCCATCATGGAGACGGATCAGTTTCTGGATGAAGCGATCATGTCGAACTTGGGTCAAGTTTACATTATCCATGGTAAAGGGACAGGTATTCTGCGTACGGGCATTCAAGAGTTTCTGCGCCGGCATAAGCATGTGAAAAGCTATAGGTTAGGCGAGTACGGAGAAGGCGGCGCGGGCATTACCGTAGCCGAATTGAAATGA